A DNA window from Streptomyces parvus contains the following coding sequences:
- a CDS encoding amidohydrolase family protein, whose amino-acid sequence MLRVKGRVLVGPDEVRDELWAVDGRITYERPPGADGAVTVRGWALPGLVDAHCHVGLDRHGPVDAATAEKQALTDREAGTLLIRDAGSPSDTRWIDDREDLPKIIRAGRHIARTRRYIRNYAHEIEPGDLVAYVAQEARRGDGWVKLVGDWIDRDAGDLTACWPRGEVEAAIAEAHRLGARVTAHCFAEESLRDLVEAGIDCVEHATGLTEDTIPLFAERGVAIVPTLVNIATFPDLATGGEAKFPRWSAHMRQLYDRRYDTVRSAYDAGIPVYVGTDAGGSLAHGLVAGEVAELVKAGIPPLEALSATAWGARRWLGRPGLDEGAPADLVVYDADPRADVRVLAAPRHIVLNGRVIG is encoded by the coding sequence TTGCTGCGGGTGAAGGGCCGGGTGCTCGTCGGCCCGGACGAGGTGCGGGACGAACTGTGGGCCGTGGACGGGCGGATCACCTATGAGCGGCCGCCCGGCGCCGACGGCGCGGTGACGGTCAGGGGGTGGGCGCTGCCCGGCCTCGTCGACGCCCACTGCCATGTCGGGCTCGACCGGCACGGCCCGGTCGACGCGGCGACCGCCGAGAAGCAGGCGCTCACCGACCGGGAGGCCGGGACCCTGCTGATCCGGGATGCCGGATCGCCCTCCGACACCCGCTGGATCGACGACCGCGAGGACCTGCCGAAGATCATCAGGGCCGGCCGCCACATCGCGAGGACCCGCCGCTACATCCGCAACTACGCGCACGAGATCGAGCCGGGCGACCTCGTGGCGTACGTCGCCCAGGAGGCCCGTCGCGGCGACGGCTGGGTCAAGCTCGTGGGGGACTGGATCGACCGCGACGCCGGGGACCTCACCGCCTGCTGGCCGCGCGGCGAGGTCGAGGCGGCCATCGCCGAGGCGCACCGGCTGGGCGCCCGGGTCACCGCGCACTGCTTCGCCGAGGAGTCGCTGCGCGATCTGGTGGAGGCCGGCATCGACTGCGTCGAGCACGCCACCGGCCTCACCGAGGACACCATCCCGCTCTTCGCCGAACGCGGCGTCGCGATCGTCCCGACGCTGGTCAACATCGCCACCTTCCCCGACCTGGCGACGGGCGGCGAGGCCAAGTTCCCCCGCTGGTCGGCCCATATGCGGCAGCTGTACGACCGGCGCTACGACACCGTGCGCTCCGCGTACGACGCCGGGATCCCGGTCTACGTCGGCACCGACGCGGGCGGCTCCCTGGCGCACGGCCTGGTCGCGGGCGAGGTCGCCGAGCTGGTCAAGGCGGGCATCCCGCCCCTGGAGGCCCTCTCCGCGACGGCGTGGGGAGCCAGGCGCTGGCTGGGGCGGCCCGGGCTCGACGAGGGGGCTCCGGCGGACCTGGTCGTGTACGACGCGGACCCGCGCGCGGACGTCCGGGTGCTGGCGGCGCCCCGGCACATCGTGCTGAACGGGCGGGTCATCGGCTGA
- the thpD gene encoding ectoine hydroxylase gives MTTEVRADLYPSRGAAEMTTPRQDPVIWSAPGAPGPIAAKDLQSYEHDGFLSIEQLITPDEVAVYRAELDRLVSDPLIRADERSIVEKQSQNVRSVFEVHKISEVFAGLVRDERVVGRARQILGSDVYVHQSRINVKPGFGASGFYWHSDFETWHAEDGLPNMRTVSVSIALTENFDTNGGLMIMPGSHKSFLGCAGETPKDNYKKSLQMQDAGTPSDEALTKMADRHGIKLFTGKAGSATWFDCNAMHGSGDNITPYARSNVFIVFNSVENTAQEPFAAPIRRPEFIGARDFTPVK, from the coding sequence ATGACCACCGAAGTACGCGCCGATCTGTACCCCTCGCGCGGCGCCGCCGAGATGACCACTCCCCGCCAGGACCCGGTCATCTGGTCCGCGCCGGGCGCACCGGGTCCGATCGCCGCCAAGGACCTGCAGAGCTACGAGCACGACGGCTTCCTCAGCATCGAGCAGCTGATCACGCCGGACGAGGTCGCCGTCTACCGGGCGGAGCTTGACCGGCTGGTCTCGGACCCGCTGATCCGCGCCGACGAGCGCTCCATCGTGGAGAAGCAGTCGCAGAACGTGCGGTCCGTCTTCGAGGTCCACAAGATCAGTGAGGTCTTCGCCGGGCTGGTCCGCGACGAGCGGGTGGTGGGCCGGGCACGCCAGATCCTCGGCTCGGACGTGTACGTCCACCAGTCCCGGATCAACGTGAAGCCGGGCTTCGGGGCCTCGGGCTTCTACTGGCACTCCGACTTCGAGACGTGGCACGCTGAGGACGGTCTGCCGAACATGCGGACGGTGTCCGTGTCGATCGCGCTGACGGAGAACTTCGACACCAACGGCGGGCTGATGATCATGCCCGGTTCGCACAAGTCGTTCCTCGGCTGTGCGGGCGAGACGCCGAAGGACAACTACAAGAAGTCGCTCCAGATGCAGGACGCCGGCACCCCCTCCGACGAGGCGCTGACGAAGATGGCCGACCGCCACGGCATCAAGCTCTTCACGGGCAAGGCCGGTTCGGCGACCTGGTTCGACTGCAACGCCATGCACGGCTCGGGCGACAACATCACCCCGTACGCGCGCAGCAACGTCTTCATCGTCTTCAACAGCGTGGAGAACACGGCGCAGGAGCCCTTCGCGGCTCCTATCCGCCGCCCGGAGTTCATCGGGGCGCGGGACTTCACCCCGGTGAAGTAG
- a CDS encoding aminotransferase class V-fold PLP-dependent enzyme: MTHPFLDLPPLTAGHFASIERRVARLLATEQDVVITQGEALLPLEGCIRSGARPGSTALNVVTGPYGQTFGNWLRDCGAQVVDLVVPFHTAVTADQVAEALAGHPEIDFVSLVHAEAATGNTNPVAEIGEVVRAHGALFMLDAVASVGAEPLLPDAWGVDLCVIGAQKAMGGPAGVSAVSVSARAWERIAANPAAPRRSYLSLLDWKERWIDGGRTALPHAPAQLEMLGLEACVARIEDEGLETVMARHASAAAATRAGTVALGGGLEPYVHAARDAAPVATTLRAPAGTDAAALVAAALAADPALPLVAGGGALSKEMIRVNHYGADATRGAVLSSLAALGAALTDAGRQVDIEAARRAVSETWPSR, encoded by the coding sequence GTGACGCACCCCTTCCTCGACCTGCCCCCGCTGACCGCCGGCCACTTCGCGTCGATCGAGCGGCGCGTGGCCCGGCTCCTCGCCACGGAACAGGACGTCGTCATCACCCAGGGCGAGGCGCTGCTGCCGCTGGAGGGCTGCATCCGCAGCGGCGCGCGGCCCGGCTCGACCGCGCTGAACGTGGTCACGGGCCCGTACGGGCAGACCTTCGGCAACTGGCTGCGGGACTGCGGTGCGCAGGTCGTCGACCTCGTGGTGCCCTTCCACACGGCGGTGACCGCCGACCAGGTCGCCGAGGCGCTCGCCGGGCACCCGGAGATCGACTTCGTCTCGCTGGTGCACGCCGAGGCGGCGACCGGCAACACCAACCCGGTCGCGGAGATCGGCGAGGTGGTCCGGGCGCACGGCGCGCTGTTCATGCTGGACGCGGTCGCCTCGGTGGGCGCCGAACCGCTGCTGCCGGACGCCTGGGGCGTCGACCTGTGCGTGATCGGCGCACAGAAGGCCATGGGCGGGCCCGCCGGGGTCTCCGCGGTGTCGGTGAGCGCGCGGGCCTGGGAGCGGATCGCCGCCAACCCGGCCGCACCGCGCCGCTCCTACCTCTCGCTGCTGGACTGGAAGGAGCGCTGGATCGACGGCGGCCGCACGGCCCTGCCGCACGCTCCGGCGCAGTTGGAGATGCTGGGCCTGGAGGCATGTGTGGCCCGGATCGAGGACGAGGGCCTGGAGACGGTGATGGCCCGCCACGCCTCGGCCGCCGCGGCGACCAGGGCCGGAACGGTGGCGCTGGGCGGCGGGCTGGAACCGTACGTCCACGCGGCACGGGACGCCGCCCCGGTGGCGACGACGCTGCGCGCCCCGGCGGGGACGGACGCGGCCGCGCTGGTCGCGGCGGCACTGGCGGCGGACCCCGCGCTGCCGCTGGTCGCGGGCGGCGGGGCGCTGTCCAAGGAGATGATCCGGGTCAACCATTACGGGGCGGATGCGACGCGGGGCGCGGTGCTGTCCTCGCTCGCGGCTCTGGGGGCGGCGCTGACCGATGCGGGCCGGCAGGTCGATATCGAGGCTGCCCGCCGAGCTGTTTCGGAAACCTGGCCGAGCCGATAG
- a CDS encoding VOC family protein → MTSHVRHITIDCADAYALGSFWAQVLGAPLSDEDRPGDPEALVETPGAAVLFVQVAEEKQTKNRVHLDIQPHDRSRDEEVERLLALGATLVGDHRRPNGRGWATLADPEGNEFCVECGAAERAALTGTRLPLTADDVTTAVRLAVDVLAKAPADRWEARAGSLEWTCWETAEHLGDDLFTYAVRLGPRTPPLEKNLPFRSGPERPGGPDGYLVVDREDGPAGLLATVEASGALLASMVRTTSPRARAYHVYGVSDPEGFAAMGVVETLVHTHDLAEGLGLEWAPPTALCDRALARLFPDAPAGGDRWAVLLWATGRAELPGHPRRTAWRWDGRPLEDQTASSAG, encoded by the coding sequence ATGACTTCCCATGTACGCCACATCACGATCGACTGTGCCGACGCCTACGCGCTGGGCAGCTTCTGGGCCCAGGTGCTCGGCGCGCCGCTCTCCGACGAGGACCGACCCGGCGACCCGGAGGCGCTGGTGGAAACCCCCGGCGCGGCGGTTCTCTTCGTGCAGGTGGCCGAGGAGAAACAGACCAAGAACCGCGTCCATCTCGACATCCAGCCGCACGACCGCTCCCGCGACGAGGAGGTCGAGCGGCTGCTCGCGCTCGGTGCGACCCTCGTCGGGGACCACCGCAGGCCGAACGGGCGCGGCTGGGCGACGCTCGCCGACCCCGAGGGCAACGAGTTCTGCGTGGAGTGCGGCGCGGCCGAACGGGCGGCACTGACCGGGACCCGGCTGCCGCTGACCGCCGACGACGTGACGACCGCGGTGCGGCTCGCGGTGGACGTGCTGGCGAAGGCCCCGGCGGACCGCTGGGAGGCCCGGGCCGGATCGCTGGAGTGGACGTGCTGGGAGACGGCGGAGCACCTGGGCGACGATCTGTTCACGTACGCCGTCCGGTTGGGCCCCCGTACGCCCCCGCTGGAGAAGAACCTCCCCTTCCGGTCCGGTCCCGAACGGCCGGGCGGACCGGACGGCTACCTCGTCGTCGACCGCGAGGACGGGCCCGCCGGGCTGCTGGCGACGGTGGAGGCGAGCGGGGCGCTGCTGGCGTCGATGGTGCGGACGACTTCGCCCCGGGCGCGCGCGTACCACGTGTACGGCGTATCGGACCCGGAGGGCTTCGCCGCGATGGGCGTGGTGGAGACCCTGGTGCACACCCATGACCTGGCGGAGGGCCTGGGGCTGGAATGGGCGCCGCCCACCGCGCTCTGCGACCGGGCGCTGGCCCGGCTCTTCCCGGACGCGCCGGCGGGCGGCGACCGGTGGGCCGTCCTGCTGTGGGCCACCGGCCGCGCCGAGCTGCCGGGCCACCCGCGCCGCACCGCGTGGCGGTGGGACGGGCGGCCCCTGGAGGATCAGACGGCGTCGAGCGCCGGGTAG
- a CDS encoding SCO1860 family LAETG-anchored protein, with translation MNSNTFRLAAVAAAAAPVALLAAVPAHAAPATPTTGGEGRASAVVLRTGLDVSLLNKSVQVPLKVTLNEVQAPASAEKTALSVNLDGVEGRPVDVLRADVATADATVDERRAEGHTNLAKARIHVPGLAALSLIEVEKVTSKAVCETGKQPVAESNVLGHVAVLGKKVTLSAGGPTQVSVPGVGEVSLDLSETVTTERTAAATALRLKVAVNPLKLNVAEVNGEVTLAEATCETPKGPKAPEEPSTTGGSTGGGKGDVTTQTGSDTAPAEANLAETGGSSTTPYIAGGAALLLAVGAGATVLARRRSSGQS, from the coding sequence TTGAACAGCAACACCTTCCGTCTCGCCGCCGTGGCGGCCGCCGCCGCCCCCGTCGCTCTGCTTGCCGCCGTCCCCGCGCACGCAGCCCCGGCGACGCCCACCACCGGCGGTGAGGGCAGGGCGAGCGCGGTCGTGCTCCGTACCGGGCTCGACGTCTCGCTCCTCAACAAGTCCGTCCAGGTGCCCCTCAAGGTCACGCTCAACGAGGTGCAGGCCCCGGCCAGCGCCGAGAAGACCGCGCTGAGCGTCAACCTGGACGGGGTGGAGGGCCGCCCGGTCGACGTGCTGCGTGCCGACGTGGCCACCGCCGACGCCACCGTGGACGAGCGCAGGGCCGAGGGCCACACCAACCTGGCGAAGGCCCGGATCCACGTCCCCGGACTCGCGGCGCTCTCGCTCATCGAGGTCGAGAAGGTCACCTCCAAGGCGGTCTGCGAGACGGGCAAGCAGCCCGTCGCCGAATCGAACGTGCTCGGTCACGTCGCGGTGCTCGGCAAGAAGGTGACGCTCAGCGCGGGCGGTCCGACCCAGGTGTCGGTGCCGGGCGTCGGCGAGGTCTCCCTCGACCTGTCCGAGACGGTCACCACCGAGCGCACGGCGGCCGCGACGGCGCTCCGGCTCAAGGTGGCGGTCAACCCGCTGAAGCTCAACGTCGCCGAGGTCAACGGCGAGGTCACCCTCGCCGAGGCGACCTGCGAGACCCCGAAGGGGCCGAAGGCCCCCGAGGAGCCGAGCACCACGGGCGGCTCCACCGGCGGCGGCAAGGGCGACGTGACGACACAGACCGGCTCCGACACCGCCCCCGCCGAGGCCAACCTCGCCGAGACCGGCGGCAGCTCCACCACCCCGTACATCGCGGGCGGCGCTGCC
- a CDS encoding DsbA family oxidoreductase produces MRVEIWSDIACPWCYIGKARFEKGLAEFAHRDEVEVVHRSFELDPSRAKGDTALVIDMLAEKYGRSREEAAAMEANVAANAQSEGLGYRTEGRDHGNTFDIHRLLHLAKARGRQEELLTLAYRANFAEERSVFDDEVLAALAEEAGLDADEARAVLADPEAYADDVRTDEREAAELGANAVPFFVLDRRYGISGGQPSEVFVQALEQAWKDRPATALTTVGGDAAACDADGACEVPRN; encoded by the coding sequence ATGCGCGTCGAGATCTGGAGCGACATCGCCTGCCCGTGGTGCTACATCGGCAAGGCCCGCTTCGAGAAGGGCCTCGCGGAGTTCGCCCACCGGGACGAGGTCGAGGTGGTGCACCGGTCCTTCGAGCTCGACCCCTCCCGGGCCAAGGGCGACACCGCGCTCGTGATCGACATGCTGGCCGAGAAGTACGGCCGCAGCCGCGAGGAAGCCGCCGCGATGGAGGCCAACGTCGCCGCCAACGCGCAGTCCGAGGGGCTCGGCTACCGCACCGAGGGCCGCGACCACGGCAACACCTTCGACATCCACCGGCTGCTGCACCTGGCCAAGGCCCGCGGCCGCCAGGAGGAGCTGCTGACCCTCGCCTACCGGGCGAACTTCGCCGAGGAGCGCTCCGTCTTCGACGACGAGGTGCTGGCCGCCCTCGCCGAGGAGGCCGGACTCGACGCCGACGAGGCCCGCGCGGTGCTCGCCGACCCCGAGGCGTACGCGGACGACGTCCGGACCGACGAGCGCGAGGCGGCCGAACTGGGCGCCAACGCCGTGCCGTTCTTCGTCCTCGACCGGCGGTACGGAATCTCCGGCGGCCAGCCCTCCGAGGTCTTCGTCCAGGCGCTGGAGCAGGCCTGGAAGGACCGCCCCGCCACCGCTCTCACCACCGTGGGCGGGGACGCGGCGGCCTGCGACGCCGACGGTGCCTGCGAGGTTCCGCGGAACTGA
- the ectA gene encoding diaminobutyrate acetyltransferase, which translates to MTAAPADFARARSEFLSIDAPRVEDGAAIWRIARDSQVLDLNSSYSYLLWCRDFAATSVVARGESGEPIAFVTGYIRPDRPQTLVVWQVAVDSAHRGKGLAATLLDALTARVAADQGLSSVETTITPDNTASDRLFRSYAQRHDVALEQEVLFDGDLFPEGTHLPEVLYRIGPFTT; encoded by the coding sequence ATGACCGCCGCACCAGCAGATTTTGCCCGTGCCCGAAGTGAATTCCTCAGTATCGATGCGCCGCGAGTGGAGGACGGAGCCGCGATCTGGCGCATTGCCCGCGACTCCCAGGTCCTGGACCTGAACTCCTCGTACAGCTACCTGCTGTGGTGCCGTGACTTCGCCGCGACCTCCGTCGTCGCCCGTGGCGAGAGCGGCGAGCCCATCGCCTTCGTGACGGGCTACATCCGGCCCGACCGCCCCCAGACCCTGGTCGTCTGGCAGGTGGCCGTCGACTCGGCCCACCGCGGCAAGGGACTGGCCGCGACGCTGCTGGACGCGCTGACCGCCCGGGTCGCCGCCGACCAGGGACTGTCGTCCGTGGAGACGACGATCACCCCGGACAACACCGCCTCCGACCGGCTGTTCAGGTCCTACGCCCAGCGGCACGACGTGGCGCTGGAGCAGGAGGTCCTCTTCGACGGCGACCTCTTCCCCGAAGGAACCCACCTGCCCGAGGTGCTCTACCGGATCGGCCCGTTCACCACCTGA
- a CDS encoding MarR family winged helix-turn-helix transcriptional regulator, producing the protein MTTGRATPAEDACTNALPMAALSGPVSHAVSRVARLHRIAAGKALRGVDLYPGQELLMMHLWDRGAVRQTELIRALELDPSTVTKMLQRLEQTGHVRRRPDPADRRAVLVEATDESCALHTAVEAAWGSLEEHTLAGLDAAERTELVRLLAKVEENLCRETEDCPDRRRTASG; encoded by the coding sequence ATGACCACCGGCCGCGCCACCCCCGCGGAAGACGCCTGTACGAACGCGCTGCCCATGGCGGCGCTCAGCGGGCCCGTCAGCCACGCCGTCTCCCGGGTGGCCCGGCTGCACCGGATCGCAGCGGGCAAGGCGCTCAGGGGGGTGGACCTCTACCCGGGGCAGGAGTTGCTGATGATGCACCTGTGGGACCGGGGGGCGGTCCGGCAGACGGAGCTGATCCGGGCCCTGGAGCTGGACCCGTCCACGGTCACGAAGATGCTCCAGCGGCTGGAGCAGACCGGGCACGTGCGCCGCCGCCCCGACCCGGCCGACCGGCGGGCCGTGCTGGTCGAGGCGACGGACGAGAGCTGCGCGCTGCACACCGCGGTGGAGGCCGCCTGGGGCAGCCTGGAGGAGCACACGCTCGCGGGCCTGGATGCGGCCGAGCGCACGGAGCTGGTCCGGCTGCTGGCGAAGGTCGAGGAGAACCTCTGCCGGGAGACCGAGGACTGCCCCGACCGGCGCCGGACCGCATCCGGCTGA
- the ectB gene encoding diaminobutyrate--2-oxoglutarate transaminase, whose product MTITPPALSVFETLESEVRSYCRGWPAVFDRAQGARLTDEDGHSYLDFFAGAGSLNYGHNNPVLKRALIDYIERDGITHGLDMATTAKRAFLETFQNVILRPRDLPYKVMFPGPTGTNAVESALKLARKVKGREAVVSFTNAFHGMSLGSLAVTGNAFKRAGAGVPLVHGTPMPFDNYFDGTVPDFLWFERLLEDQGSGLNKPAAVIVETVQGEGGINVARAEWLRALQELCHRQDMLLIVDDIQMGCGRTGGFFSFEEAGITPDIVTLSKSISGYGLPMSLCLFKPELDIWEPGEHNGTFRGNNPAFVTAAAALQAYWADGQMEKQTLARGEQIEQTLLAICAEEPTAHFRGRGLVWGMEFEDPARASAVCARAFELGLLLETSGPQSEVVKLLPPLTITPEELDEGLRTLARSVRETA is encoded by the coding sequence GTGACCATCACCCCGCCCGCACTGAGCGTCTTCGAGACCCTGGAGTCCGAGGTCCGGAGCTACTGCCGCGGTTGGCCCGCCGTCTTCGACCGTGCGCAGGGCGCCCGGCTGACCGACGAGGACGGCCACTCCTACCTGGACTTCTTCGCCGGGGCCGGCTCGCTCAACTACGGCCACAACAACCCGGTGCTGAAACGAGCGCTGATCGACTACATCGAGCGCGACGGCATCACCCACGGCCTGGACATGGCGACCACTGCCAAGCGCGCGTTCCTGGAGACCTTCCAGAACGTGATCCTGCGCCCGCGCGACCTGCCGTACAAGGTGATGTTCCCCGGCCCGACCGGCACCAACGCCGTCGAGTCGGCGCTGAAGCTGGCCCGTAAGGTCAAGGGCCGAGAGGCCGTCGTCTCGTTCACCAACGCCTTCCACGGCATGTCGCTGGGCTCGCTGGCCGTCACCGGCAACGCCTTCAAGCGCGCCGGGGCCGGGGTCCCGCTGGTGCACGGCACCCCGATGCCGTTCGACAACTACTTCGACGGCACGGTCCCGGACTTCCTGTGGTTCGAGCGGCTCCTGGAGGACCAGGGCTCCGGTCTCAACAAGCCCGCCGCGGTGATCGTGGAGACGGTCCAGGGCGAGGGCGGCATCAACGTCGCCCGCGCCGAGTGGCTGCGGGCGCTGCAGGAGCTGTGCCACCGCCAGGACATGCTGCTGATCGTCGACGACATCCAGATGGGCTGCGGCCGTACCGGCGGCTTCTTCTCCTTCGAGGAGGCCGGGATCACCCCGGACATCGTCACGCTGTCGAAGTCCATCAGCGGTTACGGGCTGCCGATGTCGCTCTGCCTGTTCAAGCCGGAGCTGGACATCTGGGAGCCGGGCGAGCACAACGGCACCTTCCGCGGCAACAACCCGGCCTTCGTCACGGCCGCCGCCGCACTGCAGGCGTACTGGGCGGACGGCCAGATGGAGAAGCAGACCCTGGCCCGCGGCGAGCAGATCGAGCAGACGCTGCTGGCCATCTGCGCCGAGGAGCCGACCGCGCACTTCCGCGGCCGGGGCCTGGTGTGGGGCATGGAGTTCGAGGACCCGGCGCGGGCCTCGGCGGTCTGCGCCCGCGCCTTCGAGCTGGGGCTCCTGCTGGAGACCTCCGGCCCGCAGAGCGAGGTCGTCAAGCTGCTGCCGCCGCTGACCATCACCCCCGAGGAGCTGGACGAGGGCCTGCGCACGCTGGCCCGCTCCGTCCGCGAGACGGCCTGA
- a CDS encoding ectoine synthase → MIVRSFSDIENTDRHVKAASGTWESKRIVLAKEKVGFSLHETVLYAGTETSMWYANHIEAVLCTEGEAELTNDETGEKHWITPGTMYLLDGHERHTMRPKTDFRCVCVFNPPVTGREDHDENGVYPLLTEEG, encoded by the coding sequence GTGATCGTCCGATCGTTCAGTGACATCGAGAACACCGACCGGCATGTGAAGGCCGCGTCCGGCACCTGGGAGAGCAAGCGCATCGTGCTCGCCAAGGAGAAGGTGGGCTTCTCGCTCCACGAGACCGTGCTGTACGCGGGCACGGAGACCTCCATGTGGTACGCGAACCACATCGAGGCGGTGCTGTGCACCGAGGGCGAGGCCGAGCTCACCAACGACGAGACCGGCGAGAAGCACTGGATCACGCCCGGCACGATGTATCTGCTGGACGGGCACGAGCGCCACACCATGCGGCCCAAGACCGACTTCCGCTGCGTGTGCGTCTTCAATCCCCCCGTCACCGGACGGGAGGACCATGACGAGAACGGTGTCTATCCACTGCTGACCGAGGAGGGCTGA
- a CDS encoding alkene reductase, which yields MTTVFDPIDLSGTPLANRIALAPMTRSRAGEGGTATELTATYYAQRASAGLVITEGIQPSAVGQGYPSTPGLHSAEQVASWRTVTDAVHAQGGKIFAQIMHAGRIGHPVLLPDGLVPVSASPVRAEGQVYTHVGPKDFVEPHELTDAEVRATVADFVTASRNAVEAGFDGVELHGANGYLIHQFLAPNTNRRTDAWGGSDEARTRFAVEVVKAVAAEIGPERTALRISPGNPYNDIDEPAPEATYTALVRAIEPLGLAYLHILEATPIRELTLALRKAFSGTLVINVHSEGPTGPGDHTVIDDGIADLISYGALFLANPDLPARLKAGGPFNTPDPSTFFGGDAKGYTDYPALDAV from the coding sequence ATGACCACCGTTTTCGACCCGATCGACCTGTCCGGCACCCCTCTGGCCAACCGCATCGCGCTGGCCCCTATGACCCGCAGCCGGGCCGGTGAGGGCGGCACCGCCACCGAGCTGACCGCCACGTACTACGCCCAGCGCGCCTCGGCGGGACTCGTGATCACCGAGGGCATCCAGCCGTCCGCCGTGGGCCAGGGCTATCCCTCCACGCCCGGCCTGCACAGCGCCGAGCAGGTCGCCTCCTGGCGTACGGTCACCGACGCGGTGCACGCGCAGGGCGGCAAGATCTTCGCCCAGATCATGCACGCGGGCCGCATCGGCCACCCGGTCCTGCTGCCGGACGGGCTCGTCCCCGTCAGCGCCTCCCCGGTCAGGGCCGAGGGGCAGGTCTACACCCACGTCGGCCCGAAGGACTTCGTCGAGCCGCACGAGCTGACCGACGCCGAGGTCCGCGCGACCGTCGCCGACTTCGTCACCGCCTCCCGCAACGCCGTGGAGGCCGGATTCGACGGGGTGGAGCTGCACGGCGCCAACGGCTACCTCATCCACCAGTTCCTCGCCCCCAACACCAACCGGCGCACCGACGCCTGGGGCGGCTCCGACGAGGCCCGCACCCGCTTCGCCGTCGAGGTCGTCAAGGCCGTCGCCGCCGAGATCGGTCCGGAGCGCACCGCACTGCGCATCTCGCCCGGCAACCCGTACAACGACATCGACGAGCCCGCGCCGGAGGCCACGTACACCGCGCTGGTCCGCGCGATCGAGCCGCTCGGCCTCGCCTATCTGCACATCCTGGAGGCCACCCCGATCCGCGAGCTGACCCTCGCCCTGCGCAAGGCCTTCTCCGGGACCCTCGTCATCAACGTGCACTCCGAGGGCCCCACCGGACCGGGCGACCACACGGTGATCGACGACGGCATCGCCGATCTGATCTCCTACGGGGCGCTCTTCCTCGCCAACCCGGACCTGCCCGCCCGGCTGAAGGCGGGCGGCCCGTTCAACACCCCCGACCCGTCGACCTTCTTCGGCGGCGACGCCAAGGGCTACACCGACTACCCGGCGCTCGACGCCGTCTGA
- a CDS encoding aminotransferase class V-fold PLP-dependent enzyme, whose product MTILAPIQAAAVEFAPEVTYLNTSSWGLLPRRTIAAVKALADENAAGRRVGAGSFEAVEAARVGFARLVGLHPDRVATGSSVTVHVGLIAASLPPGAEVLCPEGEFSSVVSPFALRGDLRMRYAPLADLAGAVRDTTALVAFSAVQSADGRVADLAAVRAAAAAHGARTLLDATQAAGWFPVDAGAYDYTVTGGFKFLLCPRGTSFLTVTEEAQGTLPALFAGWVSAGAPWTGNYGPLERLAPTARGFDEPPAFLSYHGAEHSLALLAEVGAAALYAHATGLAARLRTGLAALGHKPVAGESAIVSVPGLDGRQPELVEAGIAVSAPAGNLRISCHLYNTEADVDRLLDFLA is encoded by the coding sequence ATGACGATCCTCGCGCCCATCCAAGCCGCAGCCGTCGAATTCGCGCCCGAGGTCACCTACCTCAACACCTCCAGCTGGGGGCTGCTGCCCCGCCGGACGATCGCCGCCGTCAAGGCCCTGGCCGACGAGAACGCCGCGGGCCGCCGGGTGGGGGCCGGCAGCTTCGAGGCCGTGGAGGCCGCCCGGGTCGGCTTCGCCCGGCTCGTCGGGCTCCACCCGGACCGGGTCGCCACCGGCAGCTCCGTCACCGTCCACGTCGGTCTGATCGCCGCCTCGCTGCCGCCCGGTGCCGAAGTCCTCTGCCCCGAAGGCGAGTTCTCCTCCGTGGTCAGCCCGTTCGCGCTCCGCGGCGATCTGCGCATGCGGTACGCGCCGCTCGCGGACCTCGCCGGGGCCGTCCGCGATACGACCGCGCTGGTCGCCTTCTCCGCCGTGCAGTCGGCCGACGGCCGGGTCGCCGACCTCGCCGCCGTCCGGGCCGCCGCCGCGGCGCACGGGGCCCGCACCCTGCTGGACGCCACCCAGGCGGCGGGCTGGTTCCCGGTGGACGCCGGGGCGTACGACTACACCGTCACCGGCGGCTTCAAATTCCTGCTCTGCCCCCGCGGTACGTCGTTCCTGACCGTCACCGAGGAGGCGCAGGGCACGCTGCCCGCCCTCTTCGCGGGCTGGGTCTCCGCGGGCGCCCCCTGGACGGGCAACTACGGCCCGCTGGAGCGCCTCGCCCCCACCGCCCGGGGCTTCGACGAGCCGCCCGCCTTCCTCTCGTACCACGGGGCCGAGCACTCCCTCGCCCTGCTGGCGGAGGTCGGCGCCGCCGCCCTGTACGCGCACGCCACCGGGCTCGCCGCCCGGCTGCGGACGGGTCTGGCGGCCCTCGGGCACAAGCCGGTTGCCGGGGAGTCGGCGATCGTCTCCGTGCCGGGGCTCGACGGGCGTCAGCCCGAGCTGGTGGAGGCCGGGATCGCCGTCTCCGCCCCGGCCGGGAATCTGCGGATCTCCTGCCACCTCTACAACACCGAGGCCGATGTGGACCGGCTGCTGGACTTTCTGGCCTGA